The genomic stretch GTTTATAAATAAGATATCTATCCGAGTTCTCAAGTATGATAGAATAGTTATCAAAACTCTGTATCTCTCCTTCTACAACTGTACCCGACACAAGTTCTATAGACACCTTTGTCTTTTCTTTTCTTAACTGATTCAGAAATTGATCCTGAATATTTACAGCCTGACTCTTATGAGAATCATTATCTAATGATGATTTAATCAGCGTATTGTTTTGTTGTTTTATAAACTCGCCCATCTTGTTTTTTAATACCATATATCCTCCGTTATTGCTTATTAAAATATATCTCAACTTCCCCAAGCAGATTCTTTATTATACTGAATAATTCGGGATCAGGCTTTATTTTAAGGTAATCCGGTAACTCAATGACGTAAGCATTTTTACCATCCCGCATAAAATTAAGATAAACCCTTGCGCTGCCTTTATACTCGCTCAAATAATTTTTTATTTCTCTAAGATGCTCATCTGAAACATTATCAAAATCAGCAGTAATGTATACTTCATCTATGAGTTTTTGAGCAGCGCGATCAATTGTAAAGATCTCTTCTGCTATAATTTTTACTACTTTGGTTGGTTCGGTACTCTCATCTTCCTCTCCTCCGTCATAACCTTCTTCCTCAACTTTTACGTTACCTTTTACAATAACGGGTTTATTCTCTTTTATTGTATCCTTTACGTTTGTAAAAATGCTGGAGAAAATGATAACCTCTACAGAGTTTTCATCGTCCGATAGTGTTATAAAAGCCATCGGCCTGCCTGTTTTCTTTTCTTTTATCTCCCTGATAGTCGTGATCATGCCGCTTACCTTAACAGACCTGCCATCCATATCAACGAGCGAACTGATCTCTGTATCGGAATAAGCCTTAATCTCATCTCTGTACTTTTTTAGAGGTGTCCCGGATATGTACGT from Deltaproteobacteria bacterium encodes the following:
- the hfq gene encoding RNA chaperone Hfq; the protein is MVLKNKMGEFIKQQNNTLIKSSLDNDSHKSQAVNIQDQFLNQLRKEKTKVSIELVSGTVVEGEIQSFDNYSIILENSDRYLIYKHGIILVKRTTV